One stretch of Lentimicrobium sp. L6 DNA includes these proteins:
- a CDS encoding neuromedin U codes for MKKLLLLSLSIILGIFSVNAQESLEHIEHDSTLQELGNESMEDLSAAAANPLANLMSFPFQNNLNMNYGEHNRNTNILNIQPVVPLFGGKLITRTIFPIVRIPDFSNESGKLSSGLADIVFTAFYVPKSKGVMVGFGPVIELPTGGSIRGSQKWSAGPSFVALVTPGDWTIGALINNAWSFAGNSDRDDVNHMMINIFAVRQLGKGWYVNSAPIITADWTADSDNRWIVPVGGGGGKMVMLGGKLPLNLQSQLYYNVVRPDFGPEWQWRVQAQFLLPMNMFSKK; via the coding sequence ATGAAAAAATTACTATTATTATCGCTATCAATCATACTTGGAATTTTCTCCGTAAACGCTCAGGAATCTCTCGAGCATATAGAGCATGATAGTACGCTACAAGAGTTAGGTAACGAAAGCATGGAAGATCTATCAGCTGCTGCAGCAAACCCATTAGCTAATTTAATGAGTTTTCCATTTCAGAATAACCTGAACATGAATTATGGCGAACACAATCGTAATACAAACATATTAAACATTCAACCGGTAGTTCCTCTTTTCGGTGGTAAACTAATCACTAGGACAATATTCCCTATTGTTCGAATACCAGATTTTAGCAACGAAAGTGGAAAACTTTCTTCGGGTCTGGCTGATATTGTATTTACAGCATTTTATGTTCCGAAAAGCAAAGGAGTAATGGTGGGTTTTGGACCCGTTATTGAATTACCAACCGGTGGCAGTATTCGAGGCAGTCAAAAATGGAGTGCAGGTCCTTCTTTTGTGGCTTTGGTTACCCCAGGAGATTGGACCATCGGTGCCTTAATAAACAACGCCTGGTCATTCGCAGGTAACTCAGATAGAGATGATGTAAATCATATGATGATCAATATATTTGCTGTTCGACAATTAGGAAAAGGTTGGTATGTGAACAGCGCACCCATCATCACAGCCGACTGGACTGCTGACTCTGACAACCGATGGATTGTGCCAGTAGGTGGCGGTGGCGGAAAAATGGTCATGCTTGGAGGGAAACTCCCCTTAAACCTTCAATCACAACTATATTATAATGTAGTACGCCCCGATTTTGGTCCAGAATGGCAGTGGAGAGTACAAGCTCAATTCCTTCTTCCGATGAATATGTTTAGCAAAAAATAG